The following proteins are co-located in the Nomia melanderi isolate GNS246 chromosome 1, iyNomMela1, whole genome shotgun sequence genome:
- the LOC116430271 gene encoding uncharacterized protein LOC116430271 isoform X2, which produces MALSLALPLSGLEPEQFCLRTRMLYEQGFRCLTGYGPISPSISSESSGVSSLTPSIESTTPEETPVSSRPDTPAEEILRKQESADPPLRIYYRERDILNLGANIREPFWQMRIPTMPRSDFKSFLENRSVYYRLGEHGLTEEYPTRNCKDCDFTEPSPYLF; this is translated from the exons ATGGCCCTATCGTTAGCTTTGCCGTTGTCTGGCTTAGAACCTGAGCAGTTTTGCTTGAGAACGAGAATGCTCTACGAACAAGGTTTCAGATGTTTGACTGGCTACGGACCGATCTCGCCGAGCATCAGCAGCGAATCGAGTGGAGTCTCCAGCCTAACGCCTTCTATCGAATCGACGACACCGGAAGAAACGCCAGTTTCTAGTAGGCCGGACACACCCGCAGAGGAAATTTTGAGAAAACAGGAGAGT GCCGATCCACCGCTGCGCATTTACTACAGGGAGCGAGATATACTGAACCTCGGAGCAAACATCAGGGAGCCATTCTGGCAAATGAGGATCCCAACGATGCCACGATCCGACTTCAAGAGCTTCTTGGAGAACCGGTCGGTGTATTACCGCCTCGGAGAGCACGGATTGACGGAGGAATATCCTACC AGGAACTGCAAAGACTGCGACTTCACCGAACCGTCGCCGTACCTATTTTAA